One Aegilops tauschii subsp. strangulata cultivar AL8/78 chromosome 2, Aet v6.0, whole genome shotgun sequence genomic window, GCACGAAGTGGCACGCACGGCTACATATAGCACCACACGGAGCAGTGCAACACATGTCACAGACTCACAGTTCACCATTTTACCTCCCCGAGTTCACCATGGAGATCAGCACGAGCGTGGCAACGTGCACTCGCATGCCGTGCAGCCTCCAAGCCCTCGTGCCCACGAAGCTGAGGCTGCCACGGCATCTGACGTGCAAGGCAACGGGCGGCCGCGTCGACCGCCGTGACGTGCTCCTCGGCCTCGGCAGCGCCGCGGCGGCCGGTCTGGGCACGCAGCGAGGCCGAGGGGCGATCGCCGCGCCCATCCAGGCCCCGGACCTCGGGAACTGCAACCCGCCGGACCTCCCGAACACGGCCCCGGACACCAACTGCTGCCCGACGTCCGGCACCGgcatcatcgacttcgagctgccgccggcctcctcggcgCCGCTCCGCGTGCGCCCGGCCGCGCACCTGGCGGACGCGGAGCACCTGGCCAAGTACGAGCGGGCCGTGGCGCTCATGAAGCAGCTGCCCGCCGACGACCCGCGCAGCTTCGAGCAGCAGTGGCGCGTGCACTGCGCCTACTGCGACGGCGCGTACGACCAGGTCGGCTTCCCGGACCTGGAGATCCAGGTGCACAACTGCTGGCTCTTCTTCCCATGGCACAGGTACGTAACGTACACCACATAAGTACGTGTTGTTtatacacatgcatgcatgtccaGTTTTGTCAGCTTAGTAATTGCTCGTTTGGGTCGGGTGTGCAGTAAGCATGACTGCATGAGTACGTTTCGGTAGCGGCCTGCACCTTTCGTACAGTGCGCCAGCTGAACGCGACGTGTTGACTTTTTTGGTGCTGCGTGCGTACGTGCAGGTTCTACCTCTACTTCCACGAGAGGATCCTCGGCAAGCTCATCGGCGACGACACCTTCGCGCTGCCCTTCTGGAACTGGGACGCGCCGGCCGGCATGACGCTGCCGGCGATCTACGCCAACAGGTCGTCGCCGCTCTACAACGAGAGGCGCAACCTCGCCCACCAGCCGCCGTTCCCGGTCGACCTCGACTACAACGAGATAGATGTCATCATCCCAACAGACGAGCAGATCGACCAGAACCTCAACATCATGTACCGCCAGATGGTGTCGGGTGCCAAGAAGACTCGGCTGTTCATGGGGCAGCCGTACCGCGCCGGCGACCAGCCGGACCCGGGAGCGGGCTCCGTGGAGAACGTGCCGCACGGCACGATGCACACCTGGACGGGCGACCCGGCGCAGCCCAACAACGAGGACATGGGCAACTTCTACTCGGCGGCGCGCGACCCCATCTTCTTCGCGCACCACGGCAACATTGACCGCCTCTGGCACGTCTGGCGCGGCCTCCGCCCGAGCAACACCGACTTCGCCGACGCCGACTGGCTTGACACCGCCTTCCTCTTCTACGACGAGGAGGCCCGCCCCGTGCGCGTCCGCATCCGCGACTGCCTCGACCCAGCCGCCATGGGGTACGCCTACCAGGACGTCGGCCTGCCCTGGCTGAAGGCCAAGCCGGCCAAGAGATCCCGCAGGACGCCGGCGCCCGCCGCGGGCGCGCTCCCGGCGACGCTGAGGGAGACCGTGCGGGTGACGGTGACAAGGCCCCAGGTGTCGAGGAGCGacaaggagaaggaggaggcggaggaggtgcTGATCATCGAGGGGATCCAGGTCGCCGACCACTTCAAGTTCGTCAAGTTCGACGTGCTGGTGAACGCGCCCGAGAGCGGAGGCGATGCCGCGTCGGGGTACTGTGCCGGCAGCGTCGCGATGACGCCGCACATGGTCCGGACGAACAAGAAGAAGGGCTCCATGAAGACGGTGGCGAGGTTCGGCGTCTGCGACCTGATGGACAACATCGGGGCAGACGGCGACAAGACGGTGGTCGT contains:
- the LOC109762325 gene encoding polyphenol oxidase, chloroplastic, which gives rise to MEISTSVATCTRMPCSLQALVPTKLRLPRHLTCKATGGRVDRRDVLLGLGSAAAAGLGTQRGRGAIAAPIQAPDLGNCNPPDLPNTAPDTNCCPTSGTGIIDFELPPASSAPLRVRPAAHLADAEHLAKYERAVALMKQLPADDPRSFEQQWRVHCAYCDGAYDQVGFPDLEIQVHNCWLFFPWHRFYLYFHERILGKLIGDDTFALPFWNWDAPAGMTLPAIYANRSSPLYNERRNLAHQPPFPVDLDYNEIDVIIPTDEQIDQNLNIMYRQMVSGAKKTRLFMGQPYRAGDQPDPGAGSVENVPHGTMHTWTGDPAQPNNEDMGNFYSAARDPIFFAHHGNIDRLWHVWRGLRPSNTDFADADWLDTAFLFYDEEARPVRVRIRDCLDPAAMGYAYQDVGLPWLKAKPAKRSRRTPAPAAGALPATLRETVRVTVTRPQVSRSDKEKEEAEEVLIIEGIQVADHFKFVKFDVLVNAPESGGDAASGYCAGSVAMTPHMVRTNKKKGSMKTVARFGVCDLMDNIGADGDKTVVVSLVPRCGGELVTIGGVSIGYTK